CTGCTCGGCGACCGGATCGACCCCGATCCAGAAGGTCAAGAGCGAGCAGCTGACCGAGCCGCAGAACATCGTCGAGTTCCAGCGCTACTCCGAGTGCGTCCAGCAGCTGCTCGACGGCCAGATCGACGCCGTCACCACCGATGACGCGATCCTGAAGGGCTACGCGGCCCAGGACCCGGACAAGCTGAAGGTCGTCGGCAAGACGTTCTCCGAGGAGCCCTACGGCGTCGGCCTGTCCCGCGAGGACAACGCGCTGCGCGCCAAGGTCAACGACATCCTGGAGCAGGCCGCGACCAGCGGCGAGTGGAAGCGCGTCTACGACGCGACCCTCGGCAAGTCGGGCAGCACCGCTGAGCCGCCCAAGGTCGACCGCTACTGATCCGTCATCGGGTGCCCGGGGCCGTGCGCGGTCCCGGGCACCCGATTCCTCCTGGAGTACGCATTGTTCGACATCTTGGTGGAGTACGGCGACGTCCTCGCCAGGGGTTTCCTCAACACCATCAAACTCTTCCTGCTCTCCGCGGTGGGGTCGCTGGTGCTGGGCACGCTCCTGGCCACGATGCGGGTCAGCCCGATCCCGGCGCTGCGGGCGGTCGGCACCGGGTACGTGACGCTGCTGCGCAACACCCCGCTGACGCTGGTGTTCTTCTTCTTCGTCTTCGCCTACCCCAAGCTGGAGCTCGTCCAGTTCCCGTTCTTCACCGCCGCGGTGATCGCGCTGACGATCTACACCTCCGCCTTCGTCTGCGAGGTGCTGCGCGCGGGGATCAACACCGTTCCGGTCGGGCAGGCCGAGGCGGCGCGCTCCATCGGGCTGGGCTTCGGCCAGTCGCTGACCAACGTGATCCTGCCTCAGGCGTTCCGCGCCACGGTCCCGCCGCTGGTCAGCGTGCTGATCGCACTGCTGAAGAACACCACGGTCGCGGCCGGGTTCAGCGTGAACGAGGTCGGCGCGGTCATCCCGTTCCTCAACGAGCAGGGTGAGCCGACGCTGAACGCGTTCGTGTGGATCGCCGTCGGGTTCCTGATCCTGGTCATCCCGCTGACCCTGGTGCAGCGCAGCTTCGAGAAACGGTGGAGCGTGTCCCGATGAGCAGCGTCCTGTTCGACACCCCCGGTCCGCGCGCCCGCGCGCGCAACCGGCTGATCAGCATCGTCAGCGCCCTCGTGGTGCTGGGCCTGCTGGGCTACGTGGTGCTGCGCTTCTACGCCACCGGGCAGTTCGACGCCAGCAAGTGGGAGTGGCTGCTCTACGAGCAGATCCAGGTGGAGCTGCTCGGCGCGCTGTGGAACACCGTCCGCGCGTTCCTCACGGGTGCGGTGCTGGCGCTGGTCTTCGGCGCGGTGTTCGCGCTCGGCCGGCTCTCCGACCACAAGTGGATCCGGCTGCCGTCCGCGGCGGTCGTGGAGCTCTTCCGCGCGATCCCGCTGGTCGTGCTGATCTTCTTCCTGTACTACGCGGCGCCGCAGCTGGGCGTGAACTTCGGCCAGTACTGGTCGGTCGTGCTGGGCCTGACGCTGTACAACGGCTCGGTGCTGGCCGAGGTGTTCCGGGCCGGTGTGGCCGCCCTGCCGAAGGGGCAGATGGAGGCCGCCTACTCCATCGGCATGCGCAAGAACCAGGTCATGCGGACCGTGGTGCTGCCGCAGGCGGTGCGCATGATGCTGCCCGCGATCGTCAGCCAGCTGGTG
This portion of the Saccharopolyspora antimicrobica genome encodes:
- a CDS encoding amino acid ABC transporter permease, which gives rise to MFDILVEYGDVLARGFLNTIKLFLLSAVGSLVLGTLLATMRVSPIPALRAVGTGYVTLLRNTPLTLVFFFFVFAYPKLELVQFPFFTAAVIALTIYTSAFVCEVLRAGINTVPVGQAEAARSIGLGFGQSLTNVILPQAFRATVPPLVSVLIALLKNTTVAAGFSVNEVGAVIPFLNEQGEPTLNAFVWIAVGFLILVIPLTLVQRSFEKRWSVSR
- a CDS encoding amino acid ABC transporter permease, with protein sequence MSSVLFDTPGPRARARNRLISIVSALVVLGLLGYVVLRFYATGQFDASKWEWLLYEQIQVELLGALWNTVRAFLTGAVLALVFGAVFALGRLSDHKWIRLPSAAVVELFRAIPLVVLIFFLYYAAPQLGVNFGQYWSVVLGLTLYNGSVLAEVFRAGVAALPKGQMEAAYSIGMRKNQVMRTVVLPQAVRMMLPAIVSQLVVLLKDSALGFLITYQELLYYARYLGGIPTLDRPIIPVSLVVAAIYISMCLLLTWFATYLDRRNRRTKKTKQLAPAAKPLAETAVGD